The following proteins are co-located in the Polyangiaceae bacterium genome:
- a CDS encoding carbohydrate porin: MRYLHNRLLLSTLMPLVGLSTLRTARAQSVPPLRQSLAPKREEEEAENPYLTGTWGGARSWLEEHGVDIQGTYTADAFARVAGGPETDRPYAYLGSSDASVDVDTGALGAWDGGTLELRFKELHGEGLTEAHLGGLQPVSNLEADRYVTLAEYWYRQEFVGGALALKVGRQEANVDFAASDYAGTLINASFGVFPTLELSTYPDWALGAAAFATPVEALTLQVGVFDGEPDGKKPLGGTRVFRADTERLYVGEIQLHSAPIFAGPPGTLRLGGFRHGASYGGYAIFDHQIWQSEPSVGVFVQIGLAPQDQTETWLYSGTGLALTGLVPGRDEDVLSLGVARVQVSPELEDAETVVELAYEAFVTGFVSVKPTLQYIDNPGGQRQTPSALVTGLRAVITL; the protein is encoded by the coding sequence GTGCGCTATCTCCACAATCGGCTCCTGCTCTCGACGTTGATGCCGTTGGTGGGACTGAGCACCCTGCGAACGGCGCGGGCTCAGTCGGTTCCGCCGCTGCGCCAGTCCCTGGCTCCAAAACGCGAGGAAGAAGAAGCAGAAAACCCATACCTCACGGGCACCTGGGGCGGCGCTCGGTCTTGGCTGGAGGAGCACGGCGTCGACATCCAGGGCACTTACACGGCGGACGCCTTTGCGCGCGTCGCCGGTGGGCCGGAGACGGACCGGCCCTACGCCTATCTCGGGAGCAGTGACGCCTCCGTCGACGTCGACACCGGCGCGCTCGGCGCGTGGGATGGCGGGACCCTCGAGCTGCGCTTCAAGGAGCTTCACGGCGAAGGGCTCACGGAAGCGCACTTGGGCGGCCTTCAACCCGTGAGCAACCTCGAGGCCGATCGCTACGTCACCTTGGCCGAGTATTGGTATCGGCAAGAGTTCGTTGGCGGAGCACTGGCGCTCAAGGTGGGGCGACAAGAGGCCAACGTCGACTTCGCCGCCAGTGACTACGCCGGCACGCTGATCAATGCCTCCTTTGGCGTGTTTCCCACGTTGGAATTGTCGACCTATCCGGACTGGGCGCTGGGGGCGGCGGCCTTCGCGACGCCCGTCGAAGCGCTCACGCTGCAGGTGGGGGTGTTCGACGGCGAGCCGGACGGGAAGAAGCCGCTGGGCGGAACGCGCGTGTTCCGCGCCGACACGGAGCGCCTCTATGTGGGCGAGATCCAGCTGCATTCAGCGCCCATCTTCGCGGGCCCGCCCGGCACACTGCGGCTCGGCGGATTCCGCCACGGGGCGAGCTACGGCGGCTACGCCATCTTCGACCACCAGATTTGGCAATCCGAGCCGAGCGTGGGCGTGTTCGTCCAGATCGGTCTCGCGCCCCAGGACCAGACCGAGACGTGGCTCTACTCGGGCACGGGACTCGCGCTCACGGGCTTGGTCCCGGGTCGCGACGAGGACGTGCTGTCCCTCGGCGTGGCGCGGGTCCAGGTATCCCCCGAGCTGGAGGATGCCGAAACCGTGGTCGAACTCGCCTACGAAGCATTCGTGACGGGCTTCGTCAGCGTGAAACCCACGCTGCAGTACATCGACAATCCAGGCGGGCAGCGCCAAACGCCGTCGGCGCTGGTGACCGGCCTGCGCGCGGTGATTACACTCTAG
- a CDS encoding methyl-accepting chemotaxis protein: MKWIIDMRTTLKVSLAFGGILAMLMGVAWVALSAADKANEALEVTFERDMRGTADAYQAVTLRLRAARAFRDAMSESHDATRAQFTKEFEGNLAAIPNALDKVEKRLVHEESKQQLRDARKAVGDWAVVARQAIAEGRKDPKHADQLVDKCNQLAPSIDQPLAAIIKDKLELADGSHEEARASYVHSRNLVWGTVAFAVLMLIGVFFSFRYLFVKRVDEVLAVIKRMKQGDLTARVEFDHGDELGQMSTALNESLNSLQSTLTDVQDVCNQVAAASQQLRAASEQISNGAQEQASSLEETAASLEEISATVNQNSGNAQRASKLAGDASDVAERGGQVVESAVAAMGEITKASTKIADIITTIDEIAFQTNLLALNAAVEAARAGEQGRGFGVVAAEVRTLAQRTASAAKEIRGLIVDASSKVEAGTERVNQSGATLQEIVRAVKQVTDMVGEIAAASSEQSTGIGQVNTAVGQVDQVTQSNAAQTEEVSATAESLAEKAAHLDRLVAAFELGERRQRASTRRAPAAKRHHPPPLPKAAKRSADVMVGDAPMFSVPPEAPAPSNGKSNGFHSNDGFEEF; encoded by the coding sequence ATGAAATGGATAATCGATATGCGCACCACGTTGAAGGTCAGCTTGGCCTTCGGAGGGATACTCGCCATGCTGATGGGCGTGGCCTGGGTGGCGCTCTCCGCCGCTGACAAGGCTAATGAAGCGCTCGAAGTCACCTTCGAACGCGACATGAGGGGCACCGCTGACGCCTACCAAGCGGTCACGCTCCGGCTGCGCGCGGCCCGCGCCTTCCGTGACGCGATGAGCGAGAGCCACGATGCTACTCGGGCACAATTCACGAAGGAGTTCGAGGGCAACCTGGCTGCGATACCGAACGCCCTCGACAAGGTGGAGAAGCGGCTGGTGCACGAAGAGAGCAAGCAGCAACTGCGCGACGCCCGCAAGGCAGTCGGCGACTGGGCCGTCGTGGCGCGGCAGGCCATCGCGGAGGGGCGCAAGGACCCGAAGCATGCCGACCAGCTAGTCGACAAGTGCAATCAGCTCGCACCCTCGATCGATCAACCCCTGGCTGCCATCATCAAAGACAAGCTGGAGCTGGCCGACGGGTCTCACGAGGAGGCTCGGGCGAGCTATGTTCACAGCCGCAACCTGGTGTGGGGCACGGTCGCGTTCGCAGTGCTGATGCTGATTGGCGTCTTCTTCAGCTTCCGCTACCTGTTCGTGAAGCGGGTGGACGAGGTCCTCGCCGTGATCAAACGCATGAAGCAAGGCGACCTCACCGCTCGGGTGGAGTTCGACCATGGCGACGAACTGGGACAGATGTCCACGGCCTTGAACGAGTCCCTGAACTCCCTGCAGTCGACCCTGACCGACGTCCAGGACGTCTGCAACCAGGTGGCGGCGGCTTCGCAGCAGCTGCGCGCCGCCTCGGAGCAGATCTCGAACGGTGCGCAGGAGCAGGCCTCCAGCCTGGAGGAAACCGCGGCGAGCTTGGAAGAGATCAGCGCCACGGTGAACCAGAACTCCGGCAACGCGCAGCGCGCGTCGAAGCTCGCCGGGGATGCCAGCGACGTCGCCGAGCGCGGCGGCCAAGTGGTCGAGAGTGCGGTGGCCGCCATGGGCGAGATCACCAAGGCGTCGACCAAGATCGCCGACATCATCACCACCATCGACGAAATCGCGTTCCAGACCAACCTGCTGGCGCTGAACGCCGCGGTGGAAGCGGCGCGCGCCGGCGAACAGGGACGCGGCTTCGGAGTGGTGGCGGCGGAGGTCCGCACCCTGGCTCAGCGCACGGCCTCCGCGGCCAAGGAGATCCGTGGCCTGATCGTCGACGCCTCGAGCAAGGTAGAGGCAGGCACCGAGCGCGTGAACCAGTCCGGTGCCACGCTGCAAGAAATCGTGCGCGCCGTGAAACAGGTCACGGACATGGTGGGTGAGATCGCCGCGGCATCCAGCGAGCAGAGCACAGGCATCGGCCAGGTGAATACCGCCGTCGGTCAGGTGGATCAGGTCACCCAGTCGAACGCGGCCCAGACCGAAGAGGTCTCCGCCACCGCAGAGTCTCTGGCCGAGAAGGCGGCCCACCTGGATCGCTTGGTGGCGGCCTTCGAACTCGGCGAGCGGCGGCAGCGCGCATCAACACGTCGAGCACCGGCAGCCAAGCGCCATCATCCGCCGCCGTTGCCGAAGGCGGCCAAGCGCAGCGCCGACGTGATGGTGGGCGACGCCCCGATGTTCTCCGTTCCTCCCGAGGCGCCAGCGCCCTCCAACGGCAAGAGCAACGGCTTCCACTCGAACGACGGCTTCGAGGAGTTCTGA
- a CDS encoding chemotaxis response regulator protein-glutamate methylesterase, protein MPTRVLVVDDSALMRKLLTSILGQDPELEVVGTATDPVAAKRALAKLSPDVMTLDIEMPHMNGIQFLEQLMRHRPMPVVMVSSLTERGSQLTLQALRLGAFDFVAKPKIDIARGTIELAEELVAKVKAAGRSRGRRAAPRPRSRPPTRMVSLRPLPGAFSQQALIAIGASTGGTEALSKVLSSFPANCPPCVVVQHMPPVFTRHFAERLDRECRAQVREAQDGEVLTPGLVLIAPGGERHMQLTRSGPRLAVQLVSAPPLNHHRPSVDVLFDSVARVAGPSTIAALLTGMGADGARGMKKLRDAGAHTVAQDEATSVVFGMPKEAIALGGAAHVAPLGEIAATLLRLAAEARRRDSLRVSNPPRGAT, encoded by the coding sequence ATGCCTACTCGCGTACTCGTAGTCGACGACTCCGCCCTGATGCGGAAGCTGTTGACCTCGATCCTGGGACAGGATCCCGAACTCGAGGTGGTGGGCACGGCGACGGATCCGGTCGCCGCGAAGCGTGCCCTCGCGAAGCTGTCGCCGGACGTGATGACCCTGGACATCGAGATGCCGCACATGAACGGCATTCAGTTCCTCGAGCAGCTAATGAGGCACCGGCCGATGCCAGTGGTGATGGTGTCGTCGCTCACCGAACGAGGTAGCCAGCTCACCCTACAGGCGCTTCGACTCGGCGCCTTCGACTTCGTCGCCAAGCCGAAGATCGACATCGCTCGCGGCACCATCGAGCTGGCAGAAGAGCTCGTCGCCAAGGTCAAGGCAGCTGGGCGCAGCCGCGGGCGGCGGGCGGCGCCGCGCCCTCGGTCGCGACCGCCGACCCGGATGGTCTCGCTCCGGCCTCTCCCCGGTGCCTTCTCGCAGCAGGCGCTGATCGCCATCGGAGCCTCCACCGGCGGCACGGAAGCGCTGAGCAAGGTGCTCTCGTCCTTCCCGGCCAACTGTCCCCCCTGCGTCGTGGTGCAGCACATGCCGCCGGTGTTCACCCGTCACTTCGCCGAGCGCCTCGACCGCGAGTGCCGCGCACAGGTGCGCGAGGCTCAGGACGGCGAAGTGCTGACCCCCGGGCTGGTGTTGATCGCCCCCGGGGGCGAGCGCCACATGCAGCTCACGCGTTCGGGGCCTCGCCTGGCGGTGCAGCTCGTGAGCGCGCCTCCGCTCAATCATCACCGCCCTTCGGTGGACGTCTTGTTCGACTCCGTTGCCCGCGTCGCGGGACCGAGCACCATTGCCGCGCTTCTCACCGGCATGGGTGCGGACGGCGCGCGCGGCATGAAGAAGCTGCGCGATGCCGGCGCCCATACCGTCGCCCAAGACGAAGCGACTTCCGTCGTGTTCGGCATGCCCAAAGAAGCCATCGCGCTGGGAGGAGCCGCCCACGTGGCGCCTCTCGGCGAGATTGCGGCGACCCTGCTGCGTCTAGCCGCAGAAGCCCGTCGGCGGGATTCGCTCCGTGTCTCCAATCCACCGCGAGGTGCGACATGA